A stretch of Lentibacillus sp. JNUCC-1 DNA encodes these proteins:
- a CDS encoding heavy metal translocating P-type ATPase gives MEAQAEGYMSTEKKPENQQKKQSVFKRMNIHWELLAAIISGVIILVAWSFEQQLSHQVWVGLHLTAFVIGGYAKAKEGITETIKERDLNVELLMFLAAIGSAIIGYWTEGAILIFIFALSGALETYTMNKSHKEISSLVDMQPETALLLDSAGNRTVHVSELAIGDHILVRASERIPADGRIVTGTTAVDESAITGESLPVEKTKQADVFAGTVALDGTITVEITKTADETLFQKIIQLVQSAQDEKSPSQLFIERFEGLYVKIVLAVVAVMMFLPYLVLGWSLTDSIYRAMILLVVASPCALVASIMPATLSAISNSAKAGVLFKGGVHLENLDHVKAIAFDKTGTLTNGKPVVTDVLVHPDVDRDDVINITGAIEEESTHPLAQAITRYKEQSAGKSAPIQVNNMKTHSGNGVSAVAEGHEWRIGNASFIGTHDADQFQNAAAAKLAREGKTLVFVQRDQELVALFALKDTVREDAKAAIANLKSQGIHTVMLTGDNPETARVIAEETGIDSFVAECLPEHKVTEVKALKEKYSSVAMIGDGINDAPALATADLGVSMGEGTDVALETADMVLMKNDLSKITQTRKLSQRMNRIVKQNVYFSLGVILLLIASNFMQVIDLPLGVIGHEGSTILVILNGLRLLKT, from the coding sequence ATGGAAGCTCAAGCCGAGGGCTATATGTCAACTGAAAAAAAGCCGGAAAACCAACAGAAGAAGCAAAGTGTGTTCAAACGGATGAACATTCATTGGGAGTTGCTGGCCGCCATAATAAGCGGTGTGATCATCTTGGTTGCATGGTCATTTGAACAGCAGCTGTCACATCAGGTATGGGTTGGACTGCACCTTACCGCCTTTGTCATCGGAGGCTATGCCAAAGCAAAAGAAGGGATTACCGAAACGATTAAAGAACGAGATCTCAATGTGGAATTACTTATGTTTCTCGCTGCAATTGGATCCGCGATCATCGGCTACTGGACGGAGGGTGCGATCCTCATATTCATCTTCGCGCTTTCGGGTGCTTTGGAAACCTATACCATGAATAAGAGTCATAAGGAAATCTCATCCTTGGTTGATATGCAGCCGGAAACTGCTTTGCTGCTCGATTCAGCAGGAAACCGCACTGTGCATGTCTCTGAGCTGGCCATTGGCGATCACATTCTGGTGCGGGCAAGTGAACGCATCCCTGCAGATGGAAGAATCGTTACCGGAACCACCGCTGTTGATGAAAGTGCGATAACCGGAGAATCCCTTCCTGTAGAGAAAACAAAACAGGCCGATGTGTTTGCCGGAACTGTAGCGCTTGATGGCACCATTACAGTTGAAATTACTAAGACAGCCGATGAAACACTCTTCCAGAAAATCATTCAGCTTGTTCAATCCGCACAAGATGAGAAGTCCCCTTCCCAACTGTTTATCGAACGATTTGAAGGACTGTATGTAAAAATCGTCCTCGCCGTCGTTGCTGTTATGATGTTCTTGCCTTACCTCGTTTTGGGATGGTCCTTGACTGATAGCATTTACCGGGCAATGATCCTGCTTGTGGTCGCTTCACCCTGTGCCCTGGTTGCCTCGATCATGCCGGCAACCCTGTCTGCGATCTCAAACAGCGCAAAAGCCGGGGTCTTGTTTAAGGGCGGTGTCCACCTGGAAAACCTTGACCATGTGAAGGCGATCGCTTTTGATAAAACAGGCACATTAACAAACGGCAAACCGGTTGTGACAGATGTTTTGGTCCACCCGGATGTAGACCGGGACGATGTCATCAACATTACAGGCGCAATCGAGGAAGAATCTACACATCCATTGGCACAAGCCATCACGCGATATAAAGAGCAATCTGCGGGAAAATCTGCTCCCATTCAAGTAAATAATATGAAAACACACAGCGGCAACGGGGTCTCAGCTGTTGCAGAAGGTCATGAATGGCGCATCGGAAACGCCTCATTTATTGGCACTCATGACGCTGATCAATTTCAAAACGCAGCAGCTGCGAAATTAGCCAGAGAAGGAAAGACATTGGTTTTTGTCCAGCGTGATCAAGAACTTGTGGCCCTATTCGCTCTTAAGGACACTGTAAGAGAGGATGCCAAAGCAGCCATTGCCAACCTGAAATCACAAGGCATTCATACCGTTATGCTGACAGGCGACAATCCTGAAACGGCCAGGGTGATTGCCGAAGAAACCGGCATCGACTCATTTGTAGCGGAATGTCTGCCCGAACATAAAGTGACAGAAGTCAAAGCCTTGAAGGAAAAGTACAGCAGCGTGGCTATGATTGGTGACGGTATTAATGACGCGCCAGCCCTGGCAACAGCCGACCTCGGCGTATCCATGGGGGAAGGCACAGATGTCGCGCTTGAAACAGCTGACATGGTTTTGATGAAGAACGATCTGTCCAAAATTACCCAAACCAGAAAACTGTCACAGCGGATGAACAGAATCGTTAAGCAAAATGTCTACTTTTCACTTGGCGTTATTCTTCTCCTGATCGCATCCAACTTCATGCAAGTCATTGACTTACCACTTGGCGTCATTGGGCACGAAGGCAGCACCATCCTTGTCATCCTAAACGGGCTCAGACTGTTAAAAACCTGA
- a CDS encoding low molecular weight protein-tyrosine-phosphatase, producing the protein MVRVIFVCLGNICRSPMAEAVFRDMLEKEGLEKQVVVDSAGTGNWHAGKPPHEGTRHILDQKGISYAGMKARMFEPADWHSFDYIITMDSSNMNDLDKVQPADDEGVTVAKLMDFVPDAEDKDVPDPYFTGNFEQTYALVQAGCFELIKHIKAKHKL; encoded by the coding sequence GTGGTTCGTGTTATTTTTGTTTGTCTGGGTAATATTTGCCGTTCTCCGATGGCAGAGGCTGTTTTTCGGGACATGCTTGAGAAAGAAGGGCTTGAAAAGCAGGTGGTGGTTGACTCAGCCGGTACGGGAAATTGGCATGCGGGAAAGCCGCCGCATGAAGGCACAAGACATATACTGGACCAAAAAGGGATCAGTTATGCTGGCATGAAAGCACGCATGTTTGAACCAGCCGATTGGCATTCATTTGATTATATCATCACGATGGACAGCAGCAATATGAACGACTTGGACAAGGTTCAGCCTGCAGACGATGAAGGTGTCACAGTGGCCAAATTAATGGATTTTGTGCCCGATGCCGAAGACAAAGATGTTCCTGATCCGTACTTCACAGGCAACTTTGAACAGACCTATGCGTTAGTGCAAGCTGGCTGTTTTGAACTTATTAAACATATAAAAGCCAAACACAAACTATAA
- a CDS encoding YihY/virulence factor BrkB family protein: MRHGCPAGLLLSLVFVSVSLIYFDSGWLSALESDDIMGFIETYAPSSINELINTNINTVVNNQNGSLLSISVIGTLWAASNAINAIMRVFNKAYEVEEDRSFIVARLIAIVLTIGMIVVIIVAFLLPIFGKLIGEYIFSFIGLSETFINTWSALRWVMSSLVFFIVFLTLYRLAPNVKIYTKNVIWGALFATVSWQIASLLFSYYVSNISNYSATYGSLGAVIALMIWFYISGIIIIIGGLINAVIRKMKLEHT; this comes from the coding sequence ATTCGGCATGGCTGCCCAGCTGGCTTACTTCTTTCTCTTGTCTTTGTTTCCGTTTCTCTTATTTACTTTGACAGCGGTTGGTTATCTGCCCTCGAATCAGACGACATCATGGGCTTTATTGAAACTTATGCACCTTCAAGCATTAATGAATTGATTAATACCAACATTAATACGGTCGTTAATAACCAAAATGGGAGTCTGTTGTCCATCAGTGTGATCGGTACGTTATGGGCAGCCTCAAATGCGATTAATGCGATTATGCGTGTGTTCAACAAGGCGTATGAAGTTGAGGAAGACCGTTCCTTTATTGTAGCGCGTCTGATTGCCATCGTTTTAACAATTGGTATGATCGTCGTGATTATTGTCGCTTTTCTGCTCCCGATTTTCGGGAAATTAATTGGGGAATATATCTTTTCATTCATTGGTTTATCGGAAACCTTTATCAACACATGGTCAGCCTTGCGCTGGGTCATGTCTTCACTTGTGTTCTTTATCGTTTTCCTTACGCTGTACCGGCTTGCCCCTAACGTTAAAATATACACTAAAAATGTGATATGGGGTGCTTTGTTTGCGACGGTAAGCTGGCAGATTGCGTCACTGCTCTTCTCTTATTACGTCAGCAACATCAGTAATTATTCGGCGACATATGGGAGTCTTGGGGCCGTCATTGCTCTGATGATCTGGTTCTATATTTCCGGAATTATCATCATCATCGGCGGGCTGATCAACGCTGTTATCCGTAAGATGAAATTAGAACATACATGA
- a CDS encoding YfkD family protein yields the protein MIKMKFWSAFFLVFLMLFGLSQAAFAKETEEKSKEKDEYAVPDHVLNIGKENTYPNSGEDQEVVEPSGSTKELLDDLDMDIDNPELIKLLNESDIDPSPIGFGYRGMVYIGRWALNYESEDTTINWEYQHVNTNELNNIGGDTGQKMSYNQNEQKDVKGALTGKISDAEDVKRMMLMKAAHKTKLSLAFQTTIGKNTKKGNSYNIPVKKAAELQAYAPAVSEKGQVTFGEVYFQLKGTKKSLVIKNVTKQGIGAWIPIEDHLSFAFQLN from the coding sequence ATGATTAAAATGAAGTTTTGGAGTGCGTTTTTCCTTGTGTTCCTAATGCTGTTTGGTCTATCACAGGCAGCTTTTGCGAAAGAAACGGAAGAAAAAAGCAAGGAGAAAGATGAATATGCGGTTCCGGATCATGTTTTAAACATTGGCAAAGAGAACACGTATCCCAATTCCGGTGAAGATCAGGAAGTGGTGGAACCCAGTGGATCTACAAAAGAACTGCTGGATGACTTGGATATGGACATCGACAACCCCGAACTGATCAAGCTGCTGAATGAATCTGACATTGACCCGTCCCCGATCGGCTTCGGCTATCGTGGTATGGTGTACATCGGGCGCTGGGCGCTCAATTACGAATCTGAAGACACGACCATCAACTGGGAGTATCAGCATGTCAATACGAATGAGTTGAACAATATTGGCGGAGATACAGGTCAAAAAATGAGTTATAATCAGAACGAGCAAAAAGATGTTAAAGGCGCCTTAACCGGCAAAATTTCTGATGCTGAAGATGTGAAAAGAATGATGCTGATGAAAGCTGCACACAAAACCAAGCTTTCATTAGCTTTCCAGACAACGATCGGCAAGAATACGAAAAAAGGGAATTCCTATAATATCCCGGTTAAGAAAGCAGCGGAGCTTCAGGCATACGCTCCGGCTGTCAGTGAAAAAGGGCAAGTGACATTTGGCGAGGTGTACTTTCAGTTGAAGGGCACAAAAAAATCACTCGTCATCAAAAATGTCACCAAACAAGGCATCGGCGCCTGGATCCCAATTGAAGACCACCTCTCATTCGCCTTCCAACTCAATTAG
- a CDS encoding OsmC family protein — MTYMMKDQGVRTELSYGELNIAGDETYGFRPYQLLVSSVAACSSSVFRKILEKQRVQLADMTTTAEVERNPDEANRIEKISLEYTVKGYDLDPEKLHKNMALARKNCSMVRSVEGSIEIEESLNIIQLSQ; from the coding sequence ATGACGTATATGATGAAAGACCAAGGCGTTCGAACTGAATTGTCATACGGAGAATTGAATATTGCAGGTGATGAAACATATGGATTTCGTCCTTATCAGTTACTTGTTTCCTCTGTTGCAGCCTGCAGCAGTTCCGTTTTCCGCAAAATCCTGGAGAAGCAGCGGGTTCAACTGGCTGACATGACAACCACTGCAGAAGTGGAGCGGAATCCAGATGAAGCCAATCGCATCGAGAAAATCAGTCTTGAATATACAGTTAAGGGCTATGATCTTGATCCCGAAAAACTTCATAAGAACATGGCGCTTGCCCGTAAAAACTGCTCAATGGTGCGCTCTGTTGAAGGCAGTATCGAAATTGAGGAGAGCCTCAATATTATTCAATTAAGTCAGTAA
- a CDS encoding lysophospholipid acyltransferase family protein produces MLLSIRVYLYAGWLVLTSWFKLPKARQLYQKNGLYAEEIFETPKAISRKVLAKTGTRVEVSGVSGIPEGPVLFVANHQGLFDILAFLGFLDRPVGFIAKQEIKRLPVIPQWMDLIHCVFINRKDTRQSVKAIQQGTANLKEGHSMVVFPEGTRSRSHRLNDFKPGSLRLAVKAGCPLCLLQ; encoded by the coding sequence ATGTTATTAAGTATACGGGTGTACTTATATGCGGGATGGCTCGTGTTAACGAGCTGGTTTAAATTACCAAAGGCTAGGCAGCTTTATCAGAAAAATGGCCTATATGCTGAAGAAATATTTGAGACGCCAAAAGCAATCTCACGGAAAGTCCTTGCTAAAACTGGGACTCGCGTTGAAGTTTCAGGGGTGTCTGGTATTCCGGAAGGTCCTGTTTTGTTTGTAGCAAATCATCAAGGGCTGTTTGATATTTTGGCATTTCTTGGATTTCTCGACAGGCCTGTTGGTTTTATCGCTAAACAAGAGATCAAACGGCTGCCGGTTATTCCTCAATGGATGGATTTGATTCATTGTGTCTTTATCAATCGTAAAGATACGCGGCAGTCTGTTAAAGCAATCCAACAAGGCACTGCCAATTTAAAAGAAGGGCATTCCATGGTTGTTTTTCCTGAAGGGACCCGAAGCAGGAGTCATCGGTTGAACGACTTCAAGCCAGGCAGTTTACGTTTGGCGGTAAAGGCGGGGTGCCCATTGTGCCTGTTGCAATAG
- a CDS encoding YtxH domain-containing protein — MGRNKLLTGILLGAAVGGLAMLFDRETREYTGRKLSAAKTSTVNCVKNPSNTVMQLRTTVDKYNTAFVQNAEQAINALEQVGETIEKFQDK, encoded by the coding sequence ATGGGACGAAATAAATTATTGACAGGTATATTACTGGGAGCTGCAGTTGGAGGTCTGGCTATGCTGTTCGACCGGGAAACACGGGAATACACAGGCAGAAAACTGAGTGCTGCTAAGACAAGCACCGTAAATTGTGTTAAAAACCCGTCAAACACAGTTATGCAATTGCGGACGACAGTGGATAAATACAATACAGCATTTGTTCAGAATGCAGAACAAGCTATTAACGCGCTGGAGCAAGTTGGGGAGACCATCGAGAAGTTTCAGGATAAGTAA
- a CDS encoding glutaminase codes for MVQGIANWSTEQSREWLQSYVDDWVSFYRKHTGEGSVAEYIPQLATADPDALGITIIGRNGIKVSSGDVDLPFTIQSISKVISFIVACMDRGVSYMLDRVDVEPTGEAFNSIMHLEMKQVRKPLNPFVNAGAITVTSTLEGKTSDEKMESIFALLEKLLGYRPALNIDVYESERDSSMRNRAIGYYLLETGFLESDMNTTLETYFKQCSIEITVQDLARIGLILANDGEDVETNEEIIPRPIARITKALMLTCGMYDASGKFATYVGIPAKSGVSGGIIGAVPPRVREEVLPFMEGCGIGVYGPALDDNGNSVSGIRLLRHIASQWDLSIF; via the coding sequence ATGGTTCAGGGTATCGCAAACTGGAGTACAGAACAAAGCAGAGAGTGGCTGCAAAGCTATGTGGATGACTGGGTGTCTTTCTACAGAAAACATACAGGGGAAGGCAGCGTGGCAGAATATATCCCACAGCTCGCCACAGCCGATCCAGATGCCCTAGGAATTACAATTATAGGAAGAAACGGGATCAAAGTCAGTTCTGGAGATGTGGATCTTCCATTCACCATTCAAAGTATATCTAAAGTAATTAGCTTTATTGTTGCATGTATGGACCGGGGTGTTTCTTATATGCTGGACCGAGTGGATGTCGAACCGACGGGTGAAGCGTTTAATTCCATTATGCACCTTGAAATGAAACAAGTCCGCAAGCCGCTTAACCCTTTTGTGAACGCCGGTGCCATTACGGTTACTTCCACTTTGGAAGGCAAAACGTCTGATGAAAAAATGGAATCCATTTTCGCTTTACTTGAAAAATTGCTCGGTTACCGCCCTGCTCTTAATATCGACGTGTATGAATCTGAACGTGACTCGTCAATGCGCAACAGAGCGATTGGCTATTATTTGCTTGAAACCGGTTTTCTGGAGTCGGATATGAATACGACGCTTGAGACCTATTTCAAGCAATGCTCCATTGAAATCACTGTACAAGATCTGGCACGAATTGGTCTGATTCTTGCCAACGATGGTGAAGATGTTGAAACCAATGAAGAAATCATCCCGAGACCAATCGCACGGATTACAAAAGCCCTTATGCTGACTTGCGGCATGTATGATGCTTCCGGAAAATTCGCCACATATGTCGGGATTCCGGCTAAAAGTGGTGTCTCAGGCGGTATTATCGGCGCTGTGCCACCGCGTGTGCGTGAGGAAGTTCTGCCGTTTATGGAAGGATGCGGCATCGGTGTTTATGGACCAGCACTTGATGACAACGGCAACAGTGTCTCAGGCATCAGACTGTTAAGGCATATCGCCAGTCAGTGGGATTTGAGTATATTTTAA
- a CDS encoding SOS response-associated peptidase: MCGRYTLLAEERDIQETFGLSDGISEYEPSYNVAPGQNVLSIIHDGKEKRGGYMRWGLVPSWAKDPKIGYKMINARSESAHEKPSFKSLMARKRCLIIADSFYEWQASQDGKQPKRIQTEDGSLFAFAGLWDKWQQGDEVLFTCTILTRDANTFMQDIHHRMPIILPKGKEADWIAPTVYRPEEAQAFLTSLTSVPLKAHNVSTYVNSAKHNDPECITPLTSN, from the coding sequence ATGTGTGGACGATATACACTACTGGCCGAAGAACGTGATATCCAGGAAACTTTTGGATTGTCAGACGGCATTTCCGAGTATGAACCGAGCTATAACGTCGCTCCAGGCCAGAATGTGTTATCGATTATTCACGATGGCAAAGAAAAACGAGGCGGCTATATGCGGTGGGGACTCGTGCCTTCATGGGCCAAAGATCCAAAAATCGGCTATAAGATGATCAATGCCAGGAGTGAATCAGCTCATGAGAAACCGAGTTTTAAATCCTTAATGGCACGAAAACGCTGCTTGATCATTGCTGACAGTTTTTACGAATGGCAAGCATCACAGGATGGCAAACAGCCTAAACGCATTCAGACCGAGGATGGATCTTTGTTTGCTTTCGCCGGCTTGTGGGATAAATGGCAGCAAGGCGATGAAGTGTTGTTTACGTGCACCATTTTGACGCGTGATGCCAATACGTTCATGCAAGATATTCACCATCGCATGCCGATTATTTTGCCAAAAGGGAAAGAAGCAGACTGGATCGCTCCAACCGTATATCGGCCTGAAGAAGCTCAAGCATTTTTGACGTCACTCACAAGCGTTCCCCTGAAAGCCCATAATGTCAGTACATACGTCAACTCAGCCAAACACAACGATCCCGAGTGCATCACACCACTCACATCAAATTAA
- a CDS encoding BCCT family transporter: MNKVTAVFWYAAAGCLLLVIWGSIAPTNLETVTTQVTQFISNTFGWYYLILVMLIIIFCVYLIFSKYGKITLGKPNEKPEFSLASWFAMLFSAGMGIGVVFWSTAEPVTYAFKNPPLAEKGSEQALNEALQYTFLHWGVSAWAIYALVGLVLAYFKFHKDYPGLVSATLIPLLGEDLMKGYMGKMIDVLAVLATVVGVAAALGFGSAQITSGFHFLFDTPQTFMMQLLVLTVTTVLFIMSAWSGIGRGIKYLSNINMGLGTILFIMLFVIGPTLYILDMFTQAVGGYISDFVNMSFHLAPNNEGEREWINSWTLFYWAFWISWSPFVGTFIARISRGRTVKEFMMGVLFVPAIVCFIIFSIFGVSALNVEANGLAKLSELKIETMTFGMLEQYPLGSIMSVMTIVVVAIFFITSADSATFVLGMLTTNGLVNPHNSVKISWGLIQAAVAAIVVYFGGTQGLQNTVIISALPFSIIMIMMGLSFMKSARQEIKKKE; the protein is encoded by the coding sequence ATGAACAAGGTGACGGCAGTATTTTGGTATGCAGCGGCAGGGTGTTTGCTGCTGGTGATTTGGGGGTCTATTGCCCCAACGAATCTCGAAACAGTGACGACGCAGGTGACTCAATTCATTTCTAATACATTTGGATGGTATTATTTGATACTGGTTATGTTAATTATTATTTTTTGTGTGTATCTGATTTTCTCAAAGTACGGCAAGATTACGTTAGGCAAGCCAAACGAAAAGCCAGAGTTTAGTCTGGCCTCCTGGTTTGCTATGTTGTTCAGTGCCGGAATGGGGATCGGGGTCGTCTTTTGGTCGACAGCTGAGCCGGTTACATATGCATTTAAAAATCCGCCCCTCGCTGAAAAGGGGTCAGAGCAAGCGTTAAATGAAGCGCTGCAATACACATTCTTACATTGGGGTGTGAGCGCCTGGGCGATTTATGCGCTTGTCGGACTGGTTCTTGCTTATTTTAAATTCCACAAAGACTACCCTGGTCTTGTGAGTGCAACGCTGATCCCGCTCTTGGGTGAGGATCTGATGAAAGGGTATATGGGGAAAATGATTGACGTTCTTGCCGTTCTCGCGACAGTTGTTGGGGTTGCAGCGGCGCTTGGGTTCGGGTCAGCTCAGATTACAAGCGGCTTTCATTTTTTGTTTGATACGCCGCAGACATTTATGATGCAACTGCTCGTGCTTACCGTTACGACCGTTCTGTTCATCATGTCTGCATGGTCAGGGATTGGCCGCGGGATTAAATATTTGAGCAATATCAATATGGGCCTTGGCACGATTTTATTTATTATGCTATTTGTGATTGGTCCAACTCTGTATATTCTCGACATGTTCACTCAGGCTGTAGGAGGCTATATTTCTGACTTTGTGAATATGAGTTTTCACCTTGCACCGAATAATGAAGGAGAACGGGAATGGATTAACTCATGGACTTTGTTCTACTGGGCATTCTGGATTTCCTGGTCTCCATTTGTCGGAACATTTATCGCGCGTATCTCGAGAGGACGCACGGTTAAAGAATTCATGATGGGTGTCTTGTTTGTTCCTGCGATTGTCTGTTTTATTATTTTCTCGATCTTTGGCGTATCGGCGCTGAATGTAGAGGCCAATGGGTTAGCCAAATTGTCAGAGCTAAAGATTGAAACGATGACATTCGGGATGCTGGAGCAGTACCCGCTTGGTTCAATTATGTCGGTAATGACGATCGTTGTGGTCGCAATTTTCTTCATTACGTCGGCCGATTCGGCTACATTCGTTTTGGGCATGCTCACCACAAATGGACTTGTGAACCCGCACAATAGCGTTAAAATTTCCTGGGGACTGATACAAGCTGCTGTTGCCGCTATTGTTGTTTATTTTGGAGGAACACAAGGGCTGCAAAACACGGTTATCATCTCTGCATTGCCGTTTTCCATTATTATGATCATGATGGGCTTATCGTTTATGAAATCCGCACGGCAGGAAATTAAGAAGAAAGAATGA